One Brevibacterium spongiae DNA segment encodes these proteins:
- a CDS encoding IS30 family transposase: MARPGPRSLPRTVEAQFWDLIRTGLTVEEAAEVLGVSVSILRRWFRHRGGVKPPIGYGHPTRFLTIDDREDIAVYRGQGLGVRAIAERLNRSPSTISRELRRAARAPEHVRPSRPAYRPRIAQEDADAKRHRHRDRKLTTNLALRREVQARLALNHSPEQIASRLRVDYPDDPEMWVSHETIYQSLYVQGRGGLKRELVKHLRTGRSLRKPRRTSQERRGRIPNMVNIADRPKAVEDRAVPGDWEGDLILGTVESGSAIGTLVERATGFSMLLHLPESHTANAVAEAMIAKMAQLPAELKRSLTWDQGSEMSEHVRIAEATGFDIYFCDPHAPWQRGTNENTNGLYRQYFPKSTDLSQWGSGYLDMVAAELNARPRKRLGWKTPAEALAKLLNEHDDSTGVATIA; the protein is encoded by the coding sequence ATGGCCCGTCCCGGACCCCGTTCCCTGCCCAGAACAGTCGAGGCCCAATTCTGGGACCTGATCAGGACAGGATTGACCGTCGAAGAGGCCGCCGAGGTATTGGGCGTGTCGGTATCGATCCTTCGGCGGTGGTTTCGCCATCGTGGAGGTGTGAAACCACCAATCGGTTATGGTCACCCAACCCGGTTCCTGACCATCGATGACCGTGAAGACATCGCGGTTTATCGGGGTCAGGGGCTGGGCGTCAGAGCAATCGCTGAGCGTTTGAATCGAAGCCCGTCAACGATCAGTCGCGAACTGCGCCGCGCCGCACGCGCCCCGGAACACGTCAGACCCTCCCGACCGGCCTATCGGCCCAGGATCGCCCAGGAAGACGCTGATGCGAAACGCCATCGGCACCGGGACCGGAAGCTGACTACCAATCTTGCCCTGCGCCGTGAGGTGCAGGCACGATTGGCACTGAACCACAGTCCCGAGCAGATCGCGTCACGACTGCGCGTGGACTACCCCGATGATCCGGAGATGTGGGTGTCGCACGAAACGATCTACCAGTCCCTGTACGTCCAAGGCCGAGGCGGACTCAAGCGCGAACTGGTCAAGCATCTGCGTACGGGCCGCAGCCTGCGTAAACCGCGCAGAACCAGTCAGGAGCGGCGGGGACGGATCCCGAACATGGTCAACATCGCCGACCGGCCCAAGGCGGTCGAGGACCGGGCCGTGCCGGGCGACTGGGAAGGCGACCTTATCCTGGGGACAGTCGAATCGGGATCAGCGATCGGGACTCTGGTCGAGCGTGCCACGGGGTTTTCGATGTTGCTGCATCTGCCTGAGTCACACACAGCCAACGCAGTGGCCGAGGCGATGATCGCGAAGATGGCGCAGCTGCCGGCCGAGTTGAAGCGCTCACTGACCTGGGATCAGGGCAGTGAAATGTCTGAACATGTACGCATCGCTGAGGCCACGGGTTTTGATATCTACTTCTGTGACCCGCATGCGCCTTGGCAGCGGGGAACGAATGAGAACACCAACGGGCTGTATCGGCAGTACTTCCCGAAGAGCACTGACCTCAGCCAGTGGGGGTCGGGTTACCTCGATATGGTCGCTGCTGAGCTCAACGCCCGACCCCGGAAACGGCTGGGCTGGAAGACACCGGCCGAGGCCCTGGCTAAGCTATTGAACGAACACGACGATTCGACAGGTGTTGCAACGATAGCTTGA
- a CDS encoding FAD-dependent oxidoreductase: protein MNAQTPRRIAVIGSGPGGCFTAQALRRHWKDAEITIFDRLAAPYGLIRYGVAADHQHTKAVTRQFDRNFLSDDFRFAGNVEVGSDISLAELRSVFDIVVLATGRWRDRALTVPGSHLDGVLVSGDIVNALNTVPRPNLPMPSIGERVVVVGAGNVALDMVRFLTKTASDYVDSDVSPEALASYLSRPAREITVLSRSPIASAKADVAMVRELGKIPGVAFTVANSSSAAEDNSLGLKREAAFADLAAIEPDETRAVVRFVFGATPSRIRGTDHVESVHLSEAPAGETSVIPADTVISAIGFDVNAPGHWHYAEEYDFAPSDGPGRLECGLYRAGWLKRGPVGAIPANRADAHQVAKEIIADVESGRCPVGDDPGGFLALPESLRCQAVSFSDWQHIDAAEVANAEPSRIRTKFKTHAEMLDTVEGLRTNVSAANPQTIVSSRSMVKG from the coding sequence ATGAATGCCCAGACACCTCGCCGCATTGCCGTCATCGGCAGCGGACCGGGCGGATGCTTCACGGCGCAGGCACTGAGACGACACTGGAAAGATGCAGAGATCACGATTTTCGATCGTCTCGCCGCACCGTACGGACTGATCCGCTACGGAGTCGCCGCCGATCACCAGCACACGAAGGCTGTGACTCGGCAGTTCGATCGCAACTTCCTCTCCGATGACTTCCGCTTCGCCGGAAATGTCGAGGTCGGCAGCGACATCAGCCTGGCCGAACTCAGGTCCGTCTTCGACATCGTCGTCCTTGCGACTGGTCGCTGGCGCGACCGCGCATTGACTGTCCCGGGATCCCACTTGGATGGTGTTCTGGTTTCCGGCGACATCGTCAATGCGCTCAACACCGTTCCTCGACCGAATCTGCCGATGCCGTCCATCGGTGAACGGGTCGTTGTCGTGGGGGCCGGGAACGTCGCTCTCGACATGGTGCGCTTCCTCACCAAGACCGCTTCCGACTACGTCGACAGCGATGTCAGCCCCGAGGCCCTGGCCTCCTACCTGTCACGGCCGGCACGCGAGATCACGGTGCTCAGCCGCTCTCCGATCGCATCGGCGAAGGCTGATGTGGCGATGGTTCGCGAACTCGGCAAGATCCCAGGAGTCGCCTTCACCGTTGCCAATTCATCATCTGCCGCCGAGGACAACAGCCTCGGTCTCAAGCGAGAGGCAGCCTTCGCAGATCTCGCAGCCATCGAACCCGATGAGACGCGAGCGGTGGTCCGCTTCGTCTTCGGTGCCACACCCTCACGCATTCGGGGCACCGATCATGTCGAGTCCGTCCATCTCTCAGAGGCGCCTGCCGGGGAGACCAGCGTCATTCCCGCTGATACCGTCATTTCGGCGATCGGCTTCGATGTCAACGCTCCTGGCCATTGGCATTATGCGGAAGAGTACGACTTCGCCCCGTCTGACGGCCCGGGCCGACTCGAATGCGGCCTCTACCGAGCAGGATGGCTCAAGCGCGGCCCGGTCGGGGCGATCCCGGCCAACCGGGCCGACGCCCACCAGGTTGCGAAAGAGATCATCGCCGACGTCGAATCCGGCAGATGTCCCGTCGGAGACGACCCCGGCGGCTTCCTCGCACTTCCTGAAAGCCTGCGCTGCCAGGCGGTGAGCTTCTCCGATTGGCAGCACATCGATGCCGCAGAAGTCGCCAACGCCGAACCGTCACGGATTCGGACGAAGTTCAAGACCCATGCCGAGATGCTCGATACGGTCGAGGGCCTCAGAACGAACGTCTCTGCCGCCAACCCTCAGACCATCGTCTCATCACGCTCTATGGTGAAAGGATAG
- a CDS encoding flavodoxin domain-containing protein, whose protein sequence is MNIVVLYGTESGNSELIAQDLSDKINADGRSAEVSDLQDFEPESITAENFYIIVCSTHGDGELPNTAQDFFEKFSNFEGDLAGVRYAMFGLGDSFYEETYSQGSEHIDRRFAELGAERVGEYGRHDASSWDLPSDVALEWLPAVVSAADA, encoded by the coding sequence ATGAATATCGTCGTCCTCTATGGAACCGAGTCGGGAAACTCCGAGCTCATCGCTCAGGACCTCTCAGACAAGATCAACGCCGATGGGCGGTCCGCTGAAGTCTCCGATCTGCAGGACTTCGAACCGGAGTCCATCACGGCTGAGAACTTCTACATCATCGTGTGCTCAACACACGGCGACGGAGAACTGCCCAATACTGCCCAAGACTTCTTCGAGAAGTTCTCCAACTTCGAGGGAGATCTGGCCGGCGTCCGCTATGCGATGTTCGGGTTGGGAGACAGCTTCTACGAGGAGACCTACTCTCAGGGCAGCGAGCACATCGACCGTCGCTTCGCCGAGCTCGGCGCAGAGCGCGTCGGTGAGTACGGCCGCCATGATGCCTCCTCCTGGGACCTGCCGAGCGATGTCGCGCTCGAGTGGCTGCCCGCGGTCGTCTCCGCTGCTGACGCCTGA
- the istB gene encoding IS21-like element helper ATPase IstB, translated as MNAKTIPASTPAVTALGDQAAEAAIATACRTLFMPTIRDQASPMAEAAARERLSHKAYLAEVLAAECDDRDARRRIRRIKEAKFPRTKHLSDFDTAAIEDLPPARLATLATGAWIDAGEPLVLLGDSGTGKTHLLIGLGTAAAEQGRRVRYVTTAALVNELTEAADAKQLSRVVGRYARLDLLCLDELGYVSLDSRGAELLFQIITEREERASIATASNASFSEWGQTFTDPRLAAAVVDRLTFNAHIINTGTSSYRLRTTRARSEEATLQEGDQP; from the coding sequence ATGAACGCGAAAACCATCCCGGCATCGACGCCGGCAGTGACTGCTCTGGGTGATCAGGCGGCTGAGGCCGCGATCGCCACGGCTTGTCGGACCCTGTTCATGCCCACGATCCGTGACCAGGCCTCACCGATGGCCGAGGCAGCAGCCCGAGAACGGCTCTCGCACAAGGCCTACCTGGCTGAGGTGTTGGCCGCGGAGTGTGATGATCGTGATGCCCGCCGTCGGATCCGGCGGATCAAGGAAGCGAAGTTTCCTCGCACCAAGCACCTGTCCGACTTCGATACCGCCGCCATCGAGGATTTGCCGCCGGCCCGGTTGGCGACTCTGGCCACCGGAGCGTGGATCGATGCCGGTGAGCCGTTGGTGCTACTCGGTGATTCCGGGACAGGGAAGACGCATCTGCTGATCGGTCTGGGGACCGCCGCGGCCGAGCAGGGCCGCAGAGTCCGCTACGTCACGACGGCGGCCCTGGTCAACGAGCTCACCGAGGCCGCCGATGCCAAGCAGCTCTCCCGGGTAGTGGGCCGCTATGCTCGCCTGGACCTGCTGTGCCTGGATGAGTTGGGGTATGTCAGCCTCGATTCTCGTGGAGCTGAGTTACTCTTCCAGATCATCACCGAACGTGAGGAACGAGCCTCGATTGCGACAGCCTCGAACGCCTCGTTCAGCGAGTGGGGGCAGACATTCACCGACCCGCGGCTGGCCGCGGCCGTTGTCGATCGGTTGACGTTTAACGCCCACATCATCAACACCGGCACCAGCTCTTACCGGCTGCGCACCACCCGGGCCAGGAGCGAAGAGGCCACTTTGCAGGAAGGAGATCAACCATGA
- the istA gene encoding IS21 family transposase, with amino-acid sequence MSRVEQFENIRRDHRDHEMSIRQLAQKYKVHRRTVRQALADAVPPRRKTPERVAPVLGEHVATVRAWLVADKEVPRKQRHTARRVWQRLVEEEGVEVAESSVRTLVAKLRRDIFDQSLEVKVPQTHAPAAEAEVDFGEFYALIGGVWLKLWMFILRLSHSGKAVHIAYANQAQESFLDGHVKAFDRLGGVPTGMIRYDNLTPAVVRVLLGREREENPRFVALRSHYGFDSFFCQPGIKGAHEKGGVEGEVGRFRRRHLVPVPEFASLAELNAFMVAADAGDDDRKITGRVETVGAAAARELPGLRGLPDEVFDAAQTLSCRVDARARVCVRQSYYSVPARLAGRRLQVRLGATTVTVIAESGVVAVHTRSLHKYTEDLVLDHYLEVLIRKPGAFAGATALAAARKSGMFTNAHQRFWDAARGQLGDTAGTRALIGVLLLHRSLPNGDIVTALTTATGLGCFDADVVAVEARRAGQAMTAPPAVVVPAHVGPVGERPVPGLGAYDELVSVVGA; translated from the coding sequence ATGTCGAGAGTGGAGCAATTCGAGAATATCCGACGAGACCACAGAGACCATGAGATGTCGATTCGACAGTTAGCCCAAAAGTACAAGGTCCACCGCAGGACGGTACGTCAGGCGTTGGCGGATGCGGTACCACCGCGGCGGAAGACTCCGGAGAGGGTAGCACCAGTCCTCGGTGAGCACGTTGCCACCGTCCGGGCTTGGTTAGTTGCTGACAAAGAGGTCCCTCGGAAGCAGCGTCATACCGCCCGGCGGGTCTGGCAGCGCCTCGTCGAGGAGGAAGGAGTCGAGGTTGCGGAGTCGAGTGTGCGAACCCTGGTCGCGAAGCTGCGCCGGGACATTTTCGATCAGTCGTTGGAGGTCAAGGTTCCTCAAACCCATGCCCCGGCGGCTGAAGCCGAGGTCGACTTCGGGGAGTTCTACGCCCTCATCGGTGGGGTGTGGTTGAAGCTGTGGATGTTCATTCTGCGCCTATCGCATTCGGGTAAAGCCGTGCACATTGCTTACGCCAACCAGGCTCAGGAGTCGTTTCTCGACGGTCATGTGAAGGCCTTCGACCGGCTCGGTGGAGTCCCGACGGGCATGATCCGGTATGACAACCTGACTCCGGCGGTGGTGCGGGTGCTGCTGGGTCGGGAACGGGAGGAGAATCCCCGGTTTGTCGCCCTGAGGTCGCATTACGGGTTCGATAGCTTCTTCTGCCAGCCCGGGATCAAGGGTGCTCATGAGAAGGGTGGCGTCGAGGGGGAGGTCGGTCGGTTCCGGCGCCGTCATCTGGTGCCGGTGCCCGAGTTCGCCTCCTTAGCCGAGCTCAACGCTTTCATGGTCGCTGCCGATGCTGGTGATGACGACCGAAAGATCACCGGCCGGGTCGAGACGGTCGGGGCCGCGGCGGCCCGGGAGCTGCCTGGCCTGCGGGGTTTGCCCGATGAGGTCTTCGATGCCGCGCAGACCCTGTCGTGTCGGGTCGATGCGAGAGCCAGAGTGTGCGTACGTCAGTCCTATTACTCGGTGCCGGCCCGGTTGGCTGGCAGACGCCTCCAGGTGCGTTTGGGGGCCACGACGGTGACCGTGATCGCTGAGTCGGGGGTGGTCGCTGTCCATACCCGGTCGCTGCATAAGTACACCGAAGATTTGGTCCTCGATCACTACCTGGAAGTCCTCATACGCAAGCCCGGAGCATTCGCCGGGGCCACCGCGCTGGCGGCTGCCCGGAAGTCCGGGATGTTCACGAACGCTCATCAACGGTTCTGGGATGCTGCGCGTGGGCAACTCGGCGACACGGCCGGGACCCGGGCGCTCATCGGTGTGCTGCTACTGCACCGCAGCCTGCCCAACGGTGACATTGTCACCGCATTGACAACCGCGACCGGGTTGGGATGCTTCGATGCTGATGTGGTCGCGGTCGAGGCCCGCCGGGCCGGTCAGGCGATGACTGCGCCACCGGCGGTGGTCGTCCCGGCCCACGTCGGACCAGTCGGGGAGAGGCCGGTGCCGGGCCTGGGCGCCTATGACGAACTGGTCTCGGTGGTGGGAGCATGA
- a CDS encoding cytochrome P450, with translation MGLTHSTVGYALSVEVKEKIDEVDQAVNELYAFVEDLIEERRAEPGQDVVSRLVHFSESGDKLDAEELRNALVLMLFGGMDTTRNQLGLAIQTFIRNPEQWEILAQRPELAKTALEEVLRVNPTTRWVTREVIEDFDFQGVHFEAGTTVHLFTHSSGTDERAYPDPDIDITAEERKPHFTFGGGIHHCLGHYIARADMSQALPLLAAKITNLACPGGDTWLPDSGNTGPITLPLTFDVRS, from the coding sequence ATGGGGTTGACACACTCAACCGTCGGCTATGCGCTGTCCGTCGAGGTCAAAGAGAAGATCGACGAGGTCGATCAGGCGGTGAATGAGCTGTATGCATTCGTCGAAGACCTCATCGAGGAGCGACGCGCCGAACCTGGTCAGGACGTCGTGTCGCGCTTGGTCCATTTCAGCGAGTCGGGAGACAAGCTGGATGCCGAAGAGCTGCGCAATGCACTCGTCCTTATGCTCTTCGGCGGCATGGACACCACCCGCAATCAGCTCGGCCTGGCAATCCAGACGTTCATCCGGAACCCCGAACAGTGGGAGATTCTGGCGCAGCGGCCTGAATTGGCCAAAACTGCGCTCGAAGAAGTGCTGCGTGTGAATCCGACGACTCGGTGGGTGACACGGGAGGTCATCGAGGACTTCGACTTCCAGGGAGTGCATTTCGAAGCCGGCACCACCGTCCATCTGTTCACCCACAGTTCGGGAACCGATGAACGTGCCTACCCTGATCCCGATATCGACATCACGGCTGAAGAGCGGAAGCCCCACTTCACATTCGGCGGTGGGATCCATCACTGCCTGGGCCACTACATTGCGAGGGCCGATATGAGCCAGGCGCTGCCGCTCCTAGCCGCCAAGATCACCAATCTGGCCTGTCCCGGAGGCGACACCTGGCTCCCCGACTCGGGCAACACAGGGCCGATCACCCTGCCGCTGACGTTCGACGTCCGCAGCTGA